Proteins co-encoded in one Pleurodeles waltl isolate 20211129_DDA chromosome 2_2, aPleWal1.hap1.20221129, whole genome shotgun sequence genomic window:
- the TMEM74 gene encoding transmembrane protein 74: MELLYITKDNRTLDVCNNVEWNENASFGDNERYTTDKSMCCHESRCTSAQMAPPWNVYPPAASLEQPDITHVQSVKRKVCCSEQLETSFIHVDENVNLEFRSPSLSLRDGQTPEHCHDSQRAIQPSGTHDPSILSDDETVSDASGKSIDYGFISAVTFLVTGILLVIISYIVPRDVKVDPNSIPAREMERLEKESARVGAHLDRCVIAGLCLLTLGGVVLSSLLMVSMWKGELYRRNRFASSKESAKIYGSFNFRMKSPTREHTLELTLVEEDVLAVEN, translated from the coding sequence ATGGAGCTTCTGTACATCACGAAAGACAACAGAACCCTTGATGTATGCAACAATGTGGAATGGAATGAAAATGCCTCCTTTGGGGATAATGAGCGATATACAACAGATAAATCAATGTGCTGCCACGAAAGCCGCTGCACATCTGCACAAATGGCTCCTCCATGGAATGTTTACCCACCAGCAGCATCTCTCGAACAGCCAGACATTACCCATGTCCAGTCAGTAAAGAGGAAGGTCTGTTGCTCTGAACAACTCGAGACTTCCTTCATTCATGTGGATGAAAATGTCAACCTAGAATTCAGAAGCCCATCTCTATCTTTACGGGATGGACAAACCCCCGAGCACTGCCATGATTCACAGAGAGCAATCCAACCAAGTGGGACTCATGATCCCTCCATCTTGTCTGATGATGAAACAGTGTCAGATGCTTCAGGAAAATCAATAGATTATGGCTTCATCAGTGCAGTGACATTTCTAGTGACTGGGATTTTGCTTGTTATCATATCTTACATTGTACCAAGGGATGTAAAGGTGGATCCAAATTCCATTCCAGCAAGAGAAATGGAACGGCTGGAGAAAGAGAGCGCAAGAGTTGGAGCTCACCTGGATAGATGTGTGATTGCAGGACTATGCCTTTTAACGCTGGGTGGGGTAGTTCTCTCGAGCCTATTAATGGTGTCTATGTGGAAAGGTGAATTGTACCGGAGGAACCGATTTGCATCCTCTAAGGAATCAGCTAAAATATATGGTTCTTTTAACTTTAGGATGAAATCTCCCACGCGGGAACACACCCTTGAGTTAACATTGGTGGAAGAAGATGTGCTTGCCGTAGAGAACTAG